One window of the Deferribacterota bacterium genome contains the following:
- a CDS encoding molybdenum cofactor synthesis domain-containing protein: protein MQIKAISISSKKGEKKKNIDKANIKDNYGIIGDAHAGYLHRQVSFLAEKSIQKMRELGLDVKPGDFAENIVLDNIDSSDINVGDNLIVNDVKFTITQKGKICHNRCNIYYKVGDCIMPREGFFTIVKGDGTIKVGDKVEYIKKTKYTASIITLSDKGFKGEREDKTGPLLHEYLSKNFDFSFIRYDMIPDEKKILQDLFEDLIFQQKIDLIITNGSTGVTKRDIAPDVTIETIERRLLGYEEAMRMESFEKTPHGIISRCVCGIKEESLIINLPGSPKAALENITTISGAIMHTLNKIKGDNEDCGSM from the coding sequence ATGCAAATAAAGGCTATATCAATTAGTAGTAAAAAGGGTGAAAAAAAGAAAAATATAGATAAAGCAAATATAAAAGATAACTATGGTATAATTGGTGATGCCCATGCGGGATATTTACATAGGCAGGTAAGCTTCCTAGCTGAAAAAAGTATACAAAAAATGAGAGAATTGGGTCTAGATGTTAAGCCAGGTGATTTTGCTGAAAATATTGTTTTAGATAATATTGATTCAAGTGACATAAATGTCGGTGACAACTTAATAGTAAATGATGTTAAATTCACTATAACACAAAAAGGTAAAATATGTCATAATAGATGTAATATCTACTACAAAGTAGGGGATTGTATAATGCCAAGAGAGGGATTTTTTACTATTGTAAAGGGGGATGGCACAATAAAAGTGGGTGATAAAGTAGAATATATTAAAAAAACAAAATACACAGCCTCGATTATTACCTTAAGCGATAAAGGCTTTAAAGGAGAAAGAGAGGATAAAACAGGTCCGTTATTACATGAATATCTAAGCAAAAACTTTGACTTCTCATTTATTAGATATGATATGATACCTGACGAAAAGAAGATATTACAGGATTTGTTTGAGGATCTCATTTTTCAACAAAAAATAGATTTGATAATAACCAACGGTTCTACAGGAGTGACAAAAAGGGATATAGCACCAGATGTCACTATTGAGACTATAGAGAGAAGATTGCTAGGTTATGAGGAAGCAATGAGAATGGAGAGTTTTGAAAAAACACCTCATGGTATAATATCTAGATGTGTTTGTGGCATCAAAGAGGAAAGCCTTATAATAAATTTACCAGGCTCCCCAAAAGCTGCATTAGAAAATATAACTACTATATCTGGTGCAATAATGCATACATTAAATAAAATAAAAGGTGATAATGAAGACTGTGGATCGATGTGA